Genomic segment of bacterium:
TCCCAATGGGATGCAGACGCCGTACGTTCCCGGCGCGATCCGCAACCGCCGAGTGGAGCCGACGGCCCGAGTACAGGCTCTCCGTTCGCGCAAGGACAAGGAGAGTGATTCCCACGAGGACCAGGGCTCCCCCGCCAGCCCGCGGGGATTTCACCGGTCTCCGGGAGTCGATCTGAACAGTCCGCCACGCCAGCGCGAGCGCGCGACTCGCGCGTCGATGATCATGACCGCGCCGGTCTTCAGTCTGACGGCCGATACCCCGATCAGCCTGGCCGCGCGCTCGATGGAAGAGCACCGCATTCACCACGTTCCCGTGCTATCGGCGTCGGCCGAAGTC
This window contains:
- a CDS encoding CBS domain-containing protein, with translation MFTIYDPNGMQTPYVPGAIRNRRVEPTARVQALRSRKDKESDSHEDQGSPASPRGFHRSPGVDLNSPPRQRERATRASMIMTAPVFSLTADTPISLAARSMEEHRIHHVPVLSASAEVGGKLVGIVSDRDLLRSTGLFPLTAPVARVMTREVLTAAPETSIRDVARVLFEEGISAMPIVETGGELVGILTRSDILRAVIAQAPLDLWI